TTGCCGCGGACTTGTTCAATGATAAATTCTTCGATGGGCTGGCCGGGTGCCATTTCCTCCGAATCAATGGAAACCCTAATCCCACTATTTTTCAAAAAAGCAGCCATTCTATTAGCAATCTCACTATCGTGATGATTGTAGGAAACAAACACCCGAAACGAATTGTCTGCTTGCGGGCTATCCGAAACTGAATGCTGACTCGCCGGAGCGGTGCCCGGATGTACGGACTTCGATGCCATCTCCAGCGCCGAAAAATTGACCCGTGCCTGAATGCGCCCCCACTCCCCAAAATCAATAAGACCAAGGTTGTATTGTTTTTCCCCGTTGTTGTACTGCGCTTGGAGGAGCAGCGCATCGGGGTTTGCCTTTACCAAGAGTTCGAGTGCTTCCTTGGTATGGCCTTCACCTATGAGTTGTAGGATTTTATCTTTCATCCCGGTTGATGTGTGGTCGAAGAATTGTTGGAAAAGAAGTGTTGCTAAGCTGCGCCAAAGGTAGCGAAACGACTAAATTTTTCCCAAAACACAGTTTTTTCAGCCAAGCGGGGAATTTTTTAAAGCAACTTGTTTTTTTGCAAAGGCGCGTTGTACCTTTGCGCTCCCGAAGCGAGATAGCATCGGTTTTTTTGAAAAAATCGGGTCATAGCTCAGTTGGTTAGAGCGCCACGTTGACATCGTGGAGGTCACAGGTTCGAATCCCGTTGATCCGACAACCCCTCACAGGGCGATAAAGGGTGATTAGCTCAGTTGGTTTAGAGCGCACGCTTCACACGCGTGAGGTCACAGGTTCGAATCCTGTATTACCCACTTAGAGTTGCGGGATGTAGCTCAGCCCGGTAGAGTACACGTCTGGGGGGCGTGTGGTCGCAGGTTCGAATCCTGTCATCCCGACTTGCGAAAGGCTGCCAAAACAGGCGGCCTTTTCTCTTTAATGTCCTATAGCGTTTACATGCTTTTCAGTCAGCCCATCCAAAAGTGCTACACCGGATACACCGCTGATTTCGCCAAGCGGCTGCTGCACCACAACAGCGGTCAGTATCGTTTTTCCAAAAAAGGAAGGCCGTGGGAACTGGTGCGGCTATTCCTTTGCGAGGACAAAAAGGCGGTCATGTTGCTCGAGAAGAGAGTGAAAGCCAGGGGCGCCAAGCGGTTTTAGCCCTCTACGTTAGCCCTCTACGTTAGCCCTTCTACGTTAGCCCTCTACGTTTACGAAACCTTCGAGGTTTCGTAAACGTGCCGAACGTGTCGCCTCGGCCAGGTTGTGGTCGCCCTCTATGTTTCGGCGGCTACACCTACTCGCCCGCCAAAGTGAGCGCGGTGGTGGAAGGCGGGCGCTTTGAGTTGTACGGGGCGAGGGGCGAGGGGCGAGGGCTTGCTACCACAGGCGGCACAAGTGGGGGAGCGCCATTCGTTTCAGTTGCGCGACCTGGCTTCGGGCAATTACCACCTCGTGCTGCGCTCGGCGGACGGGCGACTGCTGGCGCAGTGGCTCGTGCTGAAGCATTGAGGGGATTGAGGCGTAGAGCTGGATGGCCCGCAAGGCTTCGCCTCTTTCGAGGAATGTAACCATCACCCACTTTGACCAAATCAGGCAATTTGCGTTTTGCCCTTTCCCCGCAAAGTCATTTCCTTTGCCATCGAAACGCCCTATCCTATTTCTCCGCTTTTGGCGGGTGGAATAGGATTTTTTATTTTCAACAAATCAAGCACACCCTCCGTATGAAAAGTTCGCTGCTATTCGCATTGGGCTTCCTGCCCTTCGCCGTCGGAGCGCAAGTCACTTGCGAGCCATTGTTCCCCACCGCCACCGAGCAAATAACAATCACCTTCAACGCCGCCGAAGGCAATGGGGCATTGGCTGGCTTTGCCGGGCCAGTGTATGCCCACATGGGCGTGCTCATCGAGGGGAAAAACGGCTGGCAAAACGTGCCGACCACTTGGGGCGTGGCCGACCCGGTGGGGTTGATGACCAATGCCGGGCCTAATCTTTGGACCAAGACCCTGACCATCAATTCGTTTTTCAACGTCGCGCCCAACGACAAGGTCACGAACATGGCCTTTGTGTTTCGCAACCAGAATGGCAGCATCGTGGGGCGTGCCGCCGATGGCTCCGATATTTTTCACCCGGTGTATGACGCCAACATTGGTCTGCTGACCACTTTTGTCACACCGACAGCCAATGTGTTTTTGGCCAACAGCGGCAGCCCCATCGCGGTGAAAGCCGCTGCCTCGCAAACCGCCTCGCTGACGCTTTTTGACAACGGGACACAGGTCGCCTCAGCCAATGGCAAAACACTTGAAACCTCCCTCAGCGCAGGCGCTCCCGGTGTGCATAAAGTGGAATTTGTGGCGGCCACCGCCACCGAATCCGACACCTCCTCCTTTGTCTATGTGGTGCCCGGCAACGTCGTGACGGAAGCCCTCCCAGCAGGAACAGAATTGGGCATCAATTATTTGGACAACCAGACCGTCCGGCTTGCGCTTTATGCGCCCAACAAGCAAGTCATCCACGTCATGGGCGATTTCAACAACTGGCTGCCCGACGGCAATTTTCAGATGAAGCGCAGCACCGACAACGCCACTTGGTGGCTCGACATCGCAGGCTTGATGCCCGGCCAACTGTATCGTTTCCAATACCTTGTGGATGGCTCCATGCGCATCGCCGACCCGCTCAGCACCCTCGTGCTCGACCCGGCGCACGACCCCTTCATCCCTGCTTCCACTTATCCAAACTTACCTGCCTACCCTGCCGGAAAAACAACGGGCATCGTCTCCGTGCTGCAAACGGCCCAACCTCCTTTCAACTGGCAGGCCACCAACTACCAACGCCCGAAAAACACCCAACTTGTCATCTATGAGTTGTTGCTCCGCGATTTTGTCGCTGCGCAAAACTACCAGACCTTGCTCGACACGCTGGACTACCTCGAACGGCTGGGCATCACGGCCATAGAGCTTATGCCGGTCAATGAATTCAGCGGCAACAACAGCTGGGGCTACAATCCCACGTTCCACAAGGCGCTCGACAAATACTACGGCACGGCCACGGCGCTGAAAACACTGGTGGACGAATGCCACAAGCGCAATATGGCCGTCATTCTCGATGTGGTGTTCAATCAAGCAGATAACCAAAGCCCCTTGGCACAGCTCTACTGGGATGCCGCCAACAATCGGCCCGCGCCCGACAACCCGTGGCTCAACCCCGTGGCGACGCATCCTTTCAGCGTGTTCAACGATTTCAACCACGAGAGCCAAGCCACGCGGGCATACGTGCGCAACTGCCTGAAATACTGGCTCACCGAGTTCAAAATAGATGGTTTCCGCTTCGACCTTTCAAAAGGTTTTACGCAAAAAAACACGGGTTCCAACGTGGCGGCTTGGGGACAATACGACATTGGGCGGGTGGCCACTTTGAAAAGTTATGCGGATTTCATGTGGTCCATTGACCCAACCTCTTATGTCATTTTGGAACATTTTGCCGACAACAACGAGGAACAAGACCTCGCCAACTACGGCATGATGCTTTGGGGGAATATGCACGGCTCGTACAAGGAAACGGCACTCGGCTACAACCTTACCGGCGGGCAAACTGACTTGAGGTGGGTTTCATGGAAAGAGCGCAACTGGACCAAGCCGCATCTCATCGGTTATTTCGAGAGCCACGACGAGGAGCGCATCGGCTTCGAGTGCGCCAGCTTCGGAAACGCAAACGGCAACTACAACATCAAGTGGCTGCCTTACTACTCCCTGCGCATCGAAATGCTCAACAACTTGCTCTACACCGTGCCCGGGCCTAAAATGCTGTGGCAATTCGGAGAGTTGGCCTACGATTTTTCCATCAACTATTGCGAAAACGGAACTATTAGCCCCAACTGCCGCACTGCGCCCAAGCCGATTCGATGGGATTTTCCCAACGACCCTTATCGCCGTCGTTTGAGTGATGTGACCACTGCCTTGCTCCAACTTCGGAAAAACCACGAAGTGTTCGAGACAGCTAATTTCAATGCAGATATTGGCCCTGCAAACGTCCGTCGGATTTGGCTCAACTCTCCCGACATGAATGTGTTTGTGGTGGCCAACGTGTCACTCACCACGCAAAGCACCTTGCTTTTCCTCGACGCGACCATCGGTTGGTGGTATGAGTACTACACGGGCGATAGTGTGCAGTCACATGGTGCCCCCATCCCCACGATGTTGGCGCCGGGCGAGTACAGGATATACCTTGACAAATATGTGCCGCTCCCGGCAGGGGTGAATCCCACGCCTGTCCGCGAGATTTCTGGCGTGTTGAACAGCCTTGAGGTCTATCCCAACCCGGTGGGCAGCTTGTGCGCGGTAGATTTTTTCTTGGACGAAAGCGCCGATATCGTGATAGAGGCTGTTGACTTGACGGGGAGGGTCGTCTCGCGCCTTGCCACTGGCAGGCTGCCTTCGGGGCTTCAGCATTTTGAACTGGCAACGGAAGGCTGGCAACCGGGCATCTACATCCTTAGTGTGCGCGATGAGCGTGGGGCGCGACTGACCAAGCGGTTGGCTAAGTTTTGAAGGTTGAGGGGGGATGCGTTTGCCTTGTATACCTCGTGCCGCCAAGTTTTCAGCATGGTTGGAAGGATGATATCACGTTTACTAAACTTCAAAAGTTTAGTAAACGTTACCCTAGACGATGCTGAAAACTTGGCGGCGCGAGGTATATCATTCCCCCTCAACCCGCTCAGCATCACTTTATTTCAAATAATTCTCGTTGAAAAATTCGCGGTATCCGTTGAGGGTCCTGTTTTTCAGGATGCGGCGATAGTTTTCCTGCGTGATGGCGAAAAATTCTTTGTTGTATTTCTTCTTGTCCGTTTCGCCGAGAAAATCCAACTTCTTGCTCACTTCCTGATAGTAGCGCATGGCTTGTTCCTTGGTGTCGAACTTTCGAATGACGATGATGGGATTGTCCGTGTCGTTGCCTAGGAAGATGTTGGAAATGCGGAGTTGTTCAAGGCGGTGGTTCTCGCGGTTATAGTCCGACACGGCATTTTTCACCTCGTCGAGGCGGATATCCGAGCCATTGATGGCGACGAGGAAATAGTGCAGTTTGTCATCTTCCAGCGTGAAGGCATCGTCGAGCGGCGGTTGGTCGGGTCTCTTCTTGGGGTCTTCGGCGGCGGCCACCTCGAATCCCTTGCAGGAGATGAGTCGGGAGATTTCCTTGGCGCGGGTTGCTTCCGCCGTCTCGGGATGCCGAGCGATGACCTCCGAGAGTGCCTTGCAGTAGGCTTCGGTGCCTTGCAGGTTGCCGATGCAAAGGGCGCTCAGGAGGGAGAATTTGGCCATGAGCGGGTTTTGCGAGCCGTATTTCTGCGGTGCTTCTTGGCAGCGGTCGTAGGCATTTTTGTATTCTCCCTTTTGGAAAGCGGTGAAGGTTTCCTCGTAATAGTTGTTGAGTTCGCGTTCGCGGGCTTTGGTCGCGTTGAGGAAATTGGGGTCGGTGATGGCGCGTGCGTATGCGCTGTTGGGATATTTGGCTGCGAGTTTGTCCAAGTAGTATTTGGCTCGCTCCCGATTGCTCAGGTCGGTGAAGGCCAGATAGCAATAGTACCAAGTTTCCTTTTCGTATTTGTCTTGGTCGGGGTAGCGTGATAGTTTTTCTTCGAGGGTGGAAGAGCAGCGTTTGTTGTTCTGGATTTTGTCGCGGAAAAGGGTGCCGAGTTGGTACATGGCCTCGTAGGTGGCGAGGTGTATGACACTGAGTTCGGCCTCACTTTTGGGCAGGCTGGCAAACAGGTCTTGCAGTTCGGCATCGCTCACGCCTGCGGAGGCGGCGCCGTCGGGACGTCCCGAGTCTTCAATCAGGCTAATGGTGGGGCGGCGGCTGCGTCGCCAGTTGTCCTCAAGGTTGCGATTGCCCCAAGTTTTCGAGAAGTCCTTTTTGCCTTTTTTCAGGAAGGCATCATTGTAGAAATAAAACGTGGAGGCCCTGCCGCCTGCTTGGGGTGTGGGTGCTTTGGCGCCGCCGGAGGCTAGTGCTTGTTTGGCTTTTTCGTCGGCCAATCGGCTTTCTTCCTCGCGTTGTTTTTTGATTTGGCGGGCCAAGGCGCGGCGTTCCTCGTCGTTCATGCTGTACACGCGCACGATGCTGTCGTTGGCGGCGATGGCTTGGATAAGCCGCGCGATGTCTTTTAGGTTGACGGCGTAGTCGGAGGCGTTTTTGTAGCGCGGGTCGTTGGCTGGCAAGACGGTGAGGGTGCTGTCGAAGTAGAGTTTTGCCTGCACGAAATCTTCATTTTCAAAATACAGTTCGGCCAGTTTCAGATATGCCTCGGCGCGTTGGGGGGCGTTGTTCTGGTTGTGGTCGAGTGATTTGCGCAGGTAAGCGATGGCATCGTCGCGTTTACCGTCTTGCAATGCGATGTCGGCCATGACGAAATAAATCTGGTCGTTGTACTCGCGGTTTTTTTCGTCTTTCAGCATTTTGCTGAGCGAGTTGTTGGCCTCTTCGCTGGTTATTTTCTTGTAAGACCACCCTGACTGGATGAGTCGGAGGTTGGCGTTGAAGAGCATTTCGTATTTGGGTTTGCTCTCCATCACTTTGTTGAATGCTGCGTAGGCCTGTTCGTTGTTGCCGGCGCGGAGTTGGAGTTGGGCGAGTATGTAGGCCAACCTTGCGCGTTCTTTCCGTTTGTTGGTCAGTTCCACCGCTTTGGTGAGTGGCGCGATGGCGCGGTCGTATTTTTTTTGCTTAATCCACAGGTATGCCTCGGCAGTGGCCAGTTCGTCGCGCAAGTGTGCGGGGAACCACATATCCTCCCAAAGTTCGCGATAGAGAAAATCGGCCTCGTCGTATTTCTCGCGTTCGGTGAGGGTGCGGCCAAACCAAATCATAGCCAGCGGATAGGCGGCGGTGCGCCCCATGCCTTTTTCATAAGGGTTCACTCCGGTGGGTTTTGGCGGCTCTTCTTTTTTCTTTTTCTTGCTGTCGTCCTCCGTCTGGGCCACTTCTTGTGCTTTGGGTTGGTTCTTGTCGGAGAGCGTCTTGCCTTTGTCGCTGCCTTTCTTTTTGGCGGCGGCTTTTTTCTTCTTTTTGGCGGCTTTTTTCTTCTTTTTCTTTTTCTTTTCTTTCTCTTTTTTCTTTTGCTTGGCCTCTTTTTTCTTCTGTTTGGCGCTTTTTTTCAGTTTGGGTTTGGGCTTCACTTTTCTGGGGTCGTGTTCTTCCTTGATGTATCGAAACGTGTTTTCGGCAGTTTCAAAATCGCGCTTGAGGTATTGTGACTGCCCGATGAGCGTGTAGCAATCGTCCACCCAGTCGCTGGGGCGATGCAGGGCGATGCCTCTGGCTGCTTTTGTGATGACGTTGTCGAGATTACCGCGTGCCGATTGTGGGTCCACAGCGGCGTAGGGGTAGAGGTCGAGTATTTGGTTGTAGTTGTCTCTGTGTTGGCTTTCCAGCTCTACTTGGGTGAGCGTGAACAGCTCGTCGGCGTTGAACCAATAGTTGTAGCGCGATGTGAGGTTGTGGTAGCCGCGTTTGAATCGGCTCACGTCGGAGCCTTTTTTCTTCTCTGTGACGCAGCCGGGCGCCAATAGGATGGCTACCAATACCAAGATGAGACTTATGCTTCTTTTCATGTTGAAAAAACAGGTGCGGTTGGTAATGCGCTTTGAGTGAGCAGACGACCCCAAGCTGGTGGATAAGGTGCTTTTTGGGTGGAAAGGGTTGTCCGTCAGATGCCTTTTAACAAAAAACGAGTCCAACAAATCGCGCCAACAGAGCGTTCAAACCGCATTTTAGCGAACTTTGCCCCCGCAAGCGGAGGTTTCTTTTTTTTCTCTTCAACCCGCCCGCATCACTTTTTAGCGCAATCGAGATGCAAAAGTATTTTGCTTTTATCAAAAAGTTCTTCGACTTCTTCCGGCGGCACGGCGACGACGACCGCAGCCTCATGGAAAAGTTGCGCGACAAGTATCGCCTTGTCATCATGAACGATGACACGTTCGAGGAAGTCACTTCCATGAAAATAACGCCGCTCTCGCTCTATGTGGGCGTGAGCTCGCTGATTGTCGGCACGGCGATTATCGTGACAGCTCTCATCATCTGGACACCGCTCAAACGTTACATCCCGGGCTACGGCGATTACACGCGCGACGAGGAAATAGCGCAGCTGACCACCAAAATCGCTGACCTTGAAGAGGAAATGGTGGCGCATCGGCGCTTCAATGAAAACATCAAAAAAATCATGCACGGCGACCTTGCCGATATTAGCAAAGAAGCGGTGCAGAAACAGGGCGTGCCTGCCGATTCTATCAGCAACATCCCGCCGGAAGACATCGAGCGTGTTCCGGAGGACGAGTTGCTGAGGTCGGCAGTGGAAAAGGGCACGTTTACCCGCGACCCCCAAGCTGCGCAGACGGTGGCGGCTTCGGTCGGCCCGGTTTTGCCGCAAGATGTCCCTTTGGAAAAAATGTCGTTTATGCCCCCCGTGTCTGGCGAGATTACGGCAAGTTTTGATTTGCAAAAAAATCACTTTGGCATAGACGTGGCCGCGCCGAAGAATACCGCCATAAAGGCCGCTGCCAACGGCGTGGTGATTTCTGCCGGCTACACGGTGGAGACGGGCTACAGCATCGCCATTCAGCATCCCAACAACGTGGTGACCATGTACAAGCACAACTCCGTGCTGCTGAAACAAGCGGGCATCGCGGTGAAGGCGGGCGAGGCAATTGCCATTATTGGAAACACGGGCGAGAACACCACAGGGCCACACCTTCACTTCGAACTTTGGTACAAGGGGCGAGCCGTGGACCCAAGCGATTATATCAATTTCAACTAAACGAGGGGGTGTCTCATACGTCGGTGGCGGCGGGGTTGGTTTGCAAGCATTGGCTGCTCGATTCCGCGCCATGAGGTGGAAAGGCAACGGCTTGCCTTGAAAGCCCCTCAACACGGATGGATGAGACACCCCTGCTTTTGACGGCCTCCTCTTCTTTCACTCTACCTCAAAACTGACTTTCAAGTTGACACGGAAGGATTTGACCTTGCCGTTTTCCACCGTGACACTCTGACTTTGGACAAAGGCCGAGCGAATGTTTCGCACGGATTCGGAGGCCTTTTCGACACCCTTGCGGGTAGCGTCTTCCCAGCTTTGGCTGGAGTCGCTCATAATTTCGAGCACTTTCAATACTGCCATAATCGAGTTTGTTTTGAGTGTGAAAAAATCGGGTTTAGCAGTCAAAAGTAGTTTGTTTATTCGGAAAAAACATTGTTCATCGGCTTAAATCCACCGTTCAACCGCTGTTTTCAAATTTTTACCCAAATCCGCTTGCATTTTATAAACACTGTTCACTAACTTTGCACTGTTTATTTTTCAAGCATGGGAATAGTGTCCAGAAAAGAGCGCGAAAAGGAAGAAATGCGTCGGTTGATACTCGAGGCAGCACTCCGGCTTTTCCGCGAAAAAGGCTACGATGGCGTGAGCATCCGCAACATCGCCGAAGCCATCGAGTACAGCCCGGCGACGATTTATCTCTACTACAAAGACAAGAGCGAAATCTTCTTCGCGCTGCAATACGAGGCTGCCGCCGTGAAACGCGACCACTTGATGCCGGTGGCTTCAATCGAGAACCCGTGGGAACGGCTCGTCGAGTTTGGCCGCCGCTATGTTGACTTCGGCATGAAACACCCTGACCTCTACGACCTGTTGTTCATCACCCTGACCCCCATGGATTCCATTGAGAATCAGGAGTGTTGGCAGTTGGGCATTGCCATCCATGCTTTCTTCGCGGAGACGGTGCAGGCTTGTGTGGATGCCCGCTACTTCAAAAGCACTGACACAGAGACGATTGCTTACACGCTTTGGTGCCATGCACACGGTCTTGTGTCGCTCTTCATACGAGAGCGGATGCGGATGTACCCGGAAGAAAAAAGAGAGGAGCTGGCAAAAAAATCCTTCGCGATGATGGTGAAAATGGCGGAAAGCCTGTAGGGATGATGAGTTGCGAGTCGGGAATGATTTCCTGCTCAGAGTTGACCTTGCGGTGTTTGAAAAACGCATAACTCATCTCTCACAACGCTATTTATACCTCGCGCCACCAAGTTTTGGGCATGGCTGCAATCGCAATCTGCTCAAAATCAGGTGCATCAATCATGCTCATCCGACAAATCCTAGCGAATCAAGGTATAAACACTTCTTTAAGTTTAAGTGTCAATTTCAACCTCCGAAACCTTGTCGTTTAGCAAGTCGTGGCGTGTGAAGACATCGTAGTCCTCGGCGTTGCGAAACACATAAACGGATTTGAGGTCAGGGAAAACGAGCCAATAAGATTGGACACCGGCGGCAAAAATACTGCTTGCGTTTTTTCTCCAATTCTTCATGGCTTTGGGTGAGCGAAAGAATTTCGACGACACCGAGCGCGATTTCGGTCATTTTGATTTCCTCCTCGCCGTAGTCCATCGGGCAGTAGATGACTAAGTCGGGAACGCGGTCGCGGACAGGCAAATCGAGACTGATTTCGGGGAGCACTCTGAATTTTTCGCCGAATTGAAGGCGCAACAAGAAAAGAATGTTTCCTTGAATGATTGCGTGGTGTTTGCTCGGCGTAGGCTTGTCCCGTTCGATTTCGTACTCGGATAGGCTCGTCTCGACAATTTCTTCGCTGTGCATACGCGATATTTTTTACAATGGTAAACGAATTTTCAACGATAAACTGCGACCTTTTAAAACCGATTTCAGTCCATTCACCCTCAAAAAACGACCACTCAAAGGTTTGACCTTTCGCCGCCGTTCGACACGGCCTTTTTTTGTGGCAACAACTAAACGCTGTTCAGAAAATAAAAACTGTTTTTTTACCATGAGGCAATCACTTCCTTTATACCTAATCTTTATGCTGTCAAGCGCATGCTTGTCAGGCGTTTACGCCCAACAATCCGTCATTTTGGAGCGATACATCCAAACGGGACTGGACAACAACCTTGCCTTGCAAACGCAAACGCTCGACATCAGAAAGGCGCAGGAGGCCATTCGGCAATCGAAGGCGCTTTTTTACCCCACGCTGCAATTCAACGCCAACTACACCCGTGCCGCCGGAGGCCGACGCATCGCGTTCCCGGTTGGCGACTTGGTGAACCCGATTTACGCCAATCTCAACCAACTCAACGAGTTCGTGCAGCCCGGCGCACCTGACTACCCCACGAATGTGCCCAACGTGAACGAGCAGTTTCTGCCCGACGATTTCCACGAGACCAAACTGACTTTCGCCTATCCGCTGTTCAATTCAGATTTGAAATACAATCGCCAAATTCAGGAACAGCTGTACCAAAGCAAGTCGGCACAAAAGGCAGCATATCAACACGAACTGCGCTACCAAATCACGGAGGCATATCTGCAATACCTGCAAACGTTGGAGGCTGAGAAAATCTGGCAAAACAGCAAGACCGTGCTGACCGAATTGCGCCGCTTCAATGAATCCCTGGTCAACAACAACGTCGCCACACGCGACGTGGTGGCCACCGCCGACTACGAACTCAGCAAGGCCGACAACGAGATTTTCAGACTCCGCAGCAGCCAGAACACCGCCCGCGCTTATTTCAACTTTCTGCTCAACAAGGATTTGCAAAGCGAGGTCACGGTGGACACCGCACTGCTCCGCTCGCAAGCAGCCGCCTATCAGCCTTCCGACTTGATTCAAAACGCGCTCGCCAATCGCCAAGAGTTCAACGCCCTGCGAGCGGGCATGAGCGCCGCCGAGATGGATGTGAAACGCAACGATGCCAACCTGAAGATTCCAGATTTCTACATCGGGGGAGAGACCGGGTTTCAAGGGTTTGGCTACAAGTTCAACAACGAGCAAGCATATATCCTCGCTCGCGTGGGCCTCACCTACGACATATTCGACGGCGGCATGCGCAAAAGCAAAACACAGGAAGCCCGATTGGAGGCCGAGAAAATACGCGCACGATACTCAGAGGCGCAGCAACAGGTCTCCCTGCAGGTCACGCAGGCCTGGAACGAATTTCAGGCCGCTCAAAATTCGTACACGACTACTCAGGCGGGCTTGAAAGCCGCCGAAGAGACGTTTCGCATTGTCACTAATAAATACCGGGCGAGCCAAGCCTTGCTCATCGAATTTCTCGATGCCGAAAATCGCGTGACGACGGCGCGCCTGCAACAACTTCTGGCTTGGTCGGATGTGTTGTTGAAAGAGGCGGCGCTAAGAAAGGCAGCGGGGATTTGATGCCTTAAGGCTCAAAAAAACGGTCGAAACCTTTGGCAATCAGGCCGTTTTTAAGTTCGAGGTCGCCTGTCCAGAGTTAGCCGTCAAGTTCGAGCGTAAGGGCGACATAGAGAAAACCTTTGGGGTCAACATCTTTACAAAGCACATAACCTGCTATCAAGTTGCGGAGAGAAATGGTTTTTGAAGAAAGAAAAGTGATGTGCTCAATGGTGAGAGAACGCAGTTCTACAAGTTCATTATTGTCAAATTCGGTGGCTTTCAACAGTTTTTCTTTGTGTGTAAGCAGCTCGACAAAAGCAAAACTGGGCGTTGTGAAATTGTATTCGCCAGTGATGATGATTTTACGAATAGCAGAGTTTGTCTTGGCCATTGCCGAAAAAATTCTATTCGCATCAACGATGACGACCGATGGATTCATAAGCCAAGTTCTTTGAGCATTTTTTCACCGCTGCGCTTCCACCATTCTTGCCGGGCGTCGTCGGCAAGTTCGACAGCAGCAGACTCGGAGAGATGGCTTTTTCGCGCCAAACGTTCAGCCCTAAGCCATTTGGCCGCCCGTGCGATGTAGTCTTCATTGAAGTCTTTTTGACTGACGCTCAGGATAAACTCTATCTGGTCGCCCGAATTTCTCACATTGAAATCGCTCATTGTTGTAAAATTTTCCACAAAAATAAACCAAACAACCCGCACAGCCAAGCCTTAGTTTCAATCTTGAAATTCGACACAACATGAAAAAAATAACACTTGAAACAGTAGCCCTCCCCTCAATGGCCACCATCGCCGTTGTGGGTCTCTTTTGCCTCACAGGCGGCTGCGGCGAGAATGCCAACGCCAATTCCAATGCCCAAACTTCGAACTCGGTGGTGGACGAGCGCATCCCCGTTCAAACTGCCCTCGTGGAGCAAAAAAACATCGCCTTGCCCATCCACGCGAGCGGCACGCTGACCTCGTCGGCAGAGCAGCGCCTCTCGTTCAAAGTCG
This Saprospiraceae bacterium DNA region includes the following protein-coding sequences:
- a CDS encoding dodecin domain-containing protein, translating into MMAVLKVLEIMSDSSQSWEDATRKGVEKASESVRNIRSAFVQSQSVTVENGKVKSFRVNLKVSFEVE
- a CDS encoding TetR/AcrR family transcriptional regulator; this translates as MGIVSRKEREKEEMRRLILEAALRLFREKGYDGVSIRNIAEAIEYSPATIYLYYKDKSEIFFALQYEAAAVKRDHLMPVASIENPWERLVEFGRRYVDFGMKHPDLYDLLFITLTPMDSIENQECWQLGIAIHAFFAETVQACVDARYFKSTDTETIAYTLWCHAHGLVSLFIRERMRMYPEEKREELAKKSFAMMVKMAESL
- a CDS encoding Uma2 family endonuclease, coding for MHSEEIVETSLSEYEIERDKPTPSKHHAIIQGNILFLLRLQFGEKFRVLPEISLDLPVRDRVPDLVIYCPMDYGEEEIKMTEIALGVVEILSLTQSHEELEKKRKQYFCRRCPILLARFP
- a CDS encoding TolC family protein, translated to MLSSACLSGVYAQQSVILERYIQTGLDNNLALQTQTLDIRKAQEAIRQSKALFYPTLQFNANYTRAAGGRRIAFPVGDLVNPIYANLNQLNEFVQPGAPDYPTNVPNVNEQFLPDDFHETKLTFAYPLFNSDLKYNRQIQEQLYQSKSAQKAAYQHELRYQITEAYLQYLQTLEAEKIWQNSKTVLTELRRFNESLVNNNVATRDVVATADYELSKADNEIFRLRSSQNTARAYFNFLLNKDLQSEVTVDTALLRSQAAAYQPSDLIQNALANRQEFNALRAGMSAAEMDVKRNDANLKIPDFYIGGETGFQGFGYKFNNEQAYILARVGLTYDIFDGGMRKSKTQEARLEAEKIRARYSEAQQQVSLQVTQAWNEFQAAQNSYTTTQAGLKAAEETFRIVTNKYRASQALLIEFLDAENRVTTARLQQLLAWSDVLLKEAALRKAAGI